The following are from one region of the Haloactinomyces albus genome:
- a CDS encoding acyl-CoA dehydrogenase — MSHYKSNVRDLEFNLFEVFQVQKRLGSGIFEQSDEDTARGVLTELNTLATGPLAESFEEGDRVPAAFDPQTHSVTLPESFKKSYQQVIDGEWWRLGLPDELGGYGIPPTVQWAAAELMLGANPAVFMYMAGPNFATILWNNGTAEQRRWAELIIDRGWGATMVLTEPDAGSDVGAGRTKAIQQEDGSWHLDGVKRFITSADQDMTENIMHLVLARPEGHGVESKPGTKGLSLFLVPKFHFDSQTGEPGERNGAFVTNVEHKMGLNASATCELTFGQHGTPAKGWLLGDVHDGIAQMFQVIEYARMMVGTKAIGTLSTGYLNALDYAKERVQSADLTRTTDKTAPRVTITNHPDVRRILMLQKAYSEGLRAVYTYTATFQDEIAQGKADGTDVSLSEKVNDLLLPIVKGVGSERAYEMLTLSLQTLGGSGYLQDYPIEQYIRDAKIDSLYEGTTAIQAQDFFFRKIVKDNGQALGHIAGQVQESLVSESSDDPLAETRKLLGQALDDAQGMLGTMIGYVSSAQEEVDNVYKVGQHAVTLLMSMGDLLIGWLLLRQAEVALQALDTGSTKDESFYQGKVAVARFFAKNVLPELGSRRTIVESADNSLMEIDEAAF, encoded by the coding sequence ATGAGTCACTACAAGAGCAATGTCCGCGACCTCGAGTTCAACCTGTTCGAGGTATTCCAGGTGCAAAAGCGGCTCGGCTCCGGAATCTTCGAGCAATCCGATGAGGACACCGCCCGCGGCGTACTCACCGAGCTCAACACGCTGGCCACGGGACCTCTGGCCGAGTCGTTCGAGGAGGGCGACCGCGTTCCGGCCGCGTTCGACCCCCAGACGCACTCGGTGACCCTGCCCGAGTCGTTCAAGAAGTCCTACCAGCAGGTGATCGACGGTGAGTGGTGGCGCCTCGGACTGCCCGACGAACTCGGCGGCTACGGCATCCCGCCGACCGTGCAGTGGGCCGCCGCGGAGCTCATGCTCGGCGCCAACCCGGCCGTCTTCATGTACATGGCGGGACCGAACTTCGCCACCATCCTCTGGAACAACGGCACCGCGGAGCAGCGCCGCTGGGCCGAGCTGATCATCGACCGCGGTTGGGGTGCCACGATGGTGCTCACCGAGCCCGACGCGGGCTCCGACGTCGGCGCCGGGCGCACCAAGGCGATCCAGCAGGAAGACGGCAGCTGGCATCTGGACGGAGTGAAGCGGTTCATCACCTCCGCCGACCAGGACATGACCGAGAACATCATGCATCTGGTGCTGGCTCGCCCCGAGGGGCACGGCGTGGAGAGCAAGCCCGGCACGAAGGGGCTGAGTCTGTTCCTGGTGCCGAAGTTCCACTTCGACTCGCAGACCGGAGAGCCCGGCGAGCGCAACGGTGCCTTCGTCACCAACGTCGAGCACAAGATGGGACTGAACGCCTCGGCGACCTGCGAGCTGACCTTCGGCCAGCACGGCACCCCGGCCAAGGGGTGGCTGCTCGGTGACGTCCACGACGGAATCGCGCAGATGTTCCAGGTCATCGAGTACGCACGGATGATGGTCGGAACGAAGGCCATCGGAACTCTGTCCACCGGTTACCTCAATGCTCTGGACTACGCCAAGGAGCGCGTGCAGAGCGCCGACCTGACCCGGACAACCGACAAGACCGCGCCGCGGGTGACGATCACCAACCACCCCGACGTGCGGCGCATCCTGATGCTGCAGAAGGCCTACTCCGAGGGCCTGCGCGCGGTGTACACCTACACCGCGACGTTCCAGGACGAGATCGCACAGGGCAAGGCCGACGGCACCGATGTGTCGCTGTCCGAGAAAGTCAACGATCTGCTGCTGCCGATCGTCAAGGGAGTGGGTTCCGAGCGCGCCTACGAGATGCTGACCCTGTCACTGCAGACCCTCGGAGGATCCGGCTACCTGCAGGACTACCCGATCGAGCAGTACATTCGCGACGCGAAGATCGACAGTCTGTACGAAGGCACCACGGCGATCCAGGCGCAGGACTTCTTCTTCCGCAAGATCGTCAAGGACAACGGTCAGGCGCTCGGCCACATCGCCGGACAGGTGCAGGAGTCGCTGGTCTCGGAGAGTTCCGATGACCCGCTCGCGGAAACCCGCAAGTTGCTCGGGCAGGCTCTGGACGACGCCCAGGGGATGCTCGGCACCATGATCGGCTACGTGAGCTCGGCCCAGGAGGAGGTCGACAACGTCTACAAGGTCGGCCAGCACGCCGTCACGCTGCTGATGAGCATGGGCGACCTGCTGATCGGCTGGCTGCTGCTGCGCCAGGCCGAAGTCGCGCTGCAGGCGCTGGACACCGGCTCCACCAAGGACGAGTCCTTCTACCAGGGCAAGGTGGCCGTGGCCCGGTTCTTCGCCAAGAACGTGCTGCCCGAGCTCGGCTCGCGCCGCACGATCGTCGAGTCGGCCGACAACTCCCTGATGGAGATCGACGAGGCCGCATTCTGA
- a CDS encoding YnfA family protein, whose translation MTVLRSIVLFLLAALAEIGGAWLVWQGVREHKGLLWMGAGVVALGLYGFVATLQPDPHFGRILAAYGGVFVAGSLLWGVVVDGYRPDRWDITGAVISLVGVAIIMYAPRG comes from the coding sequence ATGACCGTGCTGCGCTCGATCGTGCTGTTCCTGCTGGCCGCACTCGCCGAGATCGGTGGGGCCTGGCTGGTGTGGCAGGGGGTGCGTGAACACAAGGGGTTGCTGTGGATGGGTGCAGGGGTGGTCGCGCTGGGCCTCTACGGTTTCGTGGCCACGCTGCAGCCCGACCCGCACTTCGGACGCATCCTCGCCGCCTATGGTGGGGTGTTCGTCGCCGGATCGCTGCTGTGGGGCGTCGTCGTCGACGGGTACCGGCCGGATCGGTGGGACATCACCGGAGCGGTGATCAGCCTGGTCGGCGTCGCGATCATCATGTATGCGCCCAGAGGTTGA
- a CDS encoding fluoride efflux transporter FluC, which produces MSSDAASTEAVPEAPVAPRHRGPPWDVLSAVAVGGALGAVLRYGFSLLWPHQPGTFPWAVLSINVVGCLLMGALMCLITETVTTHRLVRPFLGVGMLGGFTTLSTHVLGTMNLVAAGHPGTAVVYVLVTVFGALLAVLAGVRGTRLLLRRKGDAR; this is translated from the coding sequence ATGAGTTCCGATGCCGCCTCGACCGAGGCCGTTCCGGAGGCGCCCGTGGCGCCGCGCCACCGTGGCCCACCCTGGGACGTGCTCTCGGCGGTGGCCGTGGGCGGTGCCCTGGGGGCCGTGCTCCGCTACGGGTTTTCGCTGCTGTGGCCGCATCAGCCCGGGACGTTTCCCTGGGCGGTTTTGTCGATCAACGTGGTGGGCTGCCTGCTCATGGGCGCACTGATGTGCCTGATCACCGAGACTGTCACCACGCACCGGCTGGTGCGCCCGTTCCTCGGGGTGGGGATGCTCGGCGGGTTCACCACCCTGTCGACCCACGTGCTGGGGACGATGAACCTGGTGGCGGCGGGGCATCCCGGAACTGCCGTGGTTTACGTGCTGGTGACGGTGTTCGGTGCCTTGCTCGCGGTGCTGGCGGGAGTGCGGGGAACACGCCTGCTGCTTCGCCGGAAAGGAGACGCACGGTGA
- the crcB gene encoding fluoride efflux transporter CrcB, whose translation MTALLVAVGGAVGACLRYLVDRHVQGRHGSSFPWGTLLVNAVGSLILGVFAGMALSGPSIPVLHSLFGVGLCGALTTYSTFGYDTVRLFLDGARLRAAANVAATICAGLTCGALGVLGATALWGS comes from the coding sequence GTGACCGCGCTGCTCGTCGCGGTCGGCGGCGCCGTGGGGGCCTGCCTGCGGTACCTGGTTGATCGTCACGTGCAGGGCAGGCACGGATCGTCTTTCCCGTGGGGCACGTTGCTGGTCAACGCCGTCGGCTCGCTGATTCTGGGAGTCTTCGCCGGAATGGCACTCTCGGGGCCGTCGATACCGGTTTTGCACTCGCTGTTCGGCGTCGGCCTCTGCGGGGCGCTGACCACCTACAGTACGTTCGGCTACGACACCGTCCGGCTGTTTCTCGACGGGGCACGCCTGCGGGCTGCCGCCAATGTCGCCGCCACGATCTGTGCAGGTCTCACCTGCGGGGCGCTCGGTGTGCTCGGTGCCACCGCGCTCTGGGGAAGCTGA
- a CDS encoding mechanosensitive ion channel family protein, with amino-acid sequence MSPPVHSSSNFTAAGDSEVLAQAGPVVAWFTENSSALVSGLLNILIILVLALVLRAVAGRLITHAVKRMVGSHQRLNRATSKIGGREEASDHADERQAQRADTIGSVLRSVATAVIFGVAFVMILGEFGINLAPIIASAGVLGLAIGFGAQSLVKDFLAGMFMMIEDQYGVGDVIDAGDAVGTVEDVSLRITKIRDLNGGLWYVRNGEIMRVCNFNQDWANAVVELPLDYSVDVAHAERVIEASINDFAADPQYKSKILESPDLNGVVGIGNGSVTVRIIVKTKPGEQWALGNALRAHLKNSFDVHGVAVAYPLLPLGGSGAVKQG; translated from the coding sequence GTGTCCCCTCCCGTGCATTCTTCATCGAACTTCACCGCGGCCGGTGATTCCGAAGTGCTGGCGCAGGCCGGACCTGTGGTCGCCTGGTTCACCGAGAACAGTAGCGCGCTCGTGTCGGGCCTGCTGAATATCCTGATCATCCTGGTGCTCGCGTTGGTTCTGCGGGCGGTTGCCGGGCGCTTGATCACACATGCGGTCAAGCGCATGGTCGGCTCTCATCAGCGCTTGAATCGGGCCACGTCCAAGATCGGCGGACGGGAGGAGGCCTCGGACCACGCCGACGAGCGGCAAGCCCAGCGAGCGGACACGATCGGATCCGTGCTGCGTAGCGTTGCCACGGCCGTCATCTTCGGCGTCGCGTTCGTGATGATCCTCGGCGAATTCGGGATCAACCTCGCACCGATCATCGCCAGCGCGGGCGTGCTCGGCCTGGCGATCGGTTTCGGCGCGCAAAGCCTCGTGAAGGACTTCCTGGCAGGAATGTTCATGATGATCGAGGACCAGTACGGCGTCGGTGACGTCATCGATGCGGGCGATGCCGTCGGCACCGTGGAGGATGTGAGCCTGCGCATCACGAAGATTCGCGACCTCAACGGCGGCCTGTGGTATGTCCGCAATGGCGAGATCATGCGCGTGTGCAACTTCAATCAGGACTGGGCCAACGCGGTCGTCGAGCTCCCGCTGGACTACAGCGTGGATGTGGCACATGCCGAGCGCGTCATCGAGGCGAGCATCAACGACTTCGCCGCCGACCCACAGTACAAGTCGAAGATCCTGGAAAGCCCGGACCTCAACGGTGTGGTCGGGATCGGCAACGGTTCGGTGACCGTGCGGATCATCGTCAAAACCAAGCCGGGTGAGCAGTGGGCGCTGGGCAATGCTCTGCGTGCCCACCTGAAGAACAGCTTCGACGTCCACGGTGTCGCGGTCGCCTACCCGCTGCTTCCCCTCGGTGGGAGCGGGGCCGTCAAGCAGGGCTGA
- a CDS encoding LapA family protein: MSNSDNRQANSGESGRDDERPMTPESTSAGKPEPIKSQTQRSGTSGHTRTAGTWAAVVIATVALIVLLVFILQNLQQAAITFFGIRTNLPIGVALLLAAAIGGLLVALVGAARILQLRRSQHRRRRQ; the protein is encoded by the coding sequence ATGTCGAACAGTGACAACCGGCAGGCGAATTCCGGGGAATCCGGCCGCGACGACGAACGCCCCATGACGCCCGAGAGCACTTCGGCGGGGAAACCCGAGCCGATCAAGTCGCAGACGCAGCGATCCGGCACTTCCGGACACACCCGAACGGCGGGAACCTGGGCAGCGGTCGTCATCGCCACCGTGGCCCTGATCGTGCTCCTGGTATTCATTCTGCAGAACCTGCAGCAGGCCGCCATCACGTTCTTCGGCATCCGCACCAACCTGCCGATCGGTGTCGCTCTGCTGCTTGCCGCAGCGATCGGCGGCCTGCTCGTTGCCCTCGTCGGCGCCGCCCGCATCCTGCAACTCCGCCGCTCCCAACACCGCAGGCGCAGGCAGTAG